One genomic window of Leptospira paudalimensis includes the following:
- a CDS encoding M23 family metallopeptidase codes for MFFLLANKNSWYPSKTIHLSRSYKNTICFLTLLILGTGCASKGYSYQGNPLFGWMEASGEVRTTDPFPILKRYPTFHAIDFEFPVGGKYADGYYLAQKFGAENAKFGGRKHLGEDWNALTGGDSDYAAPVYAFGNGVVSEIADYGGGWGKVIRIVHQQNLPNGKFYYLETVYAHLHTIDVEPGQLVKKTEWIGTIGDAGGSYPAHLHFELRSKIGAPLGGGYGLNTDGFLPPTRWLMQYGPKEKSFSEETFQWMGEKNGTL; via the coding sequence ATGTTCTTTCTTCTCGCAAACAAAAACAGTTGGTATCCAAGTAAAACAATCCATTTGTCACGTTCGTACAAAAACACAATCTGTTTCCTAACACTTCTCATCCTAGGAACAGGTTGTGCCTCCAAAGGGTATTCCTACCAAGGAAATCCACTTTTTGGTTGGATGGAAGCATCCGGGGAAGTGCGAACCACTGACCCCTTCCCCATCCTCAAACGGTATCCAACATTCCATGCAATTGATTTTGAATTCCCTGTCGGGGGAAAGTATGCAGATGGGTATTACCTAGCGCAAAAGTTTGGTGCTGAAAATGCAAAATTTGGTGGGAGAAAACACCTAGGTGAAGATTGGAATGCACTCACTGGTGGTGACTCTGATTATGCAGCCCCGGTTTATGCCTTTGGTAATGGAGTCGTTTCCGAAATTGCTGATTATGGTGGTGGTTGGGGAAAGGTGATTCGGATTGTCCACCAGCAGAACTTGCCAAATGGAAAATTCTATTATTTAGAAACAGTATATGCTCATCTCCACACAATCGATGTAGAACCAGGTCAACTTGTGAAAAAAACGGAATGGATTGGAACCATTGGTGATGCGGGAGGAAGTTATCCCGCCCACCTCCACTTTGAGTTACGATCTAAAATTGGTGCCCCGTTAGGTGGGGGTTATGGCCTGAATACGGACGGATTTTTACCACCAACGCGGTGGCTGATGCAATACGGTCCCAAAGAAAAGTCATTTAGTGAAGAGACCTTCCAATGGATGGGAGAAAAAAACGGAACCCTTTGA
- a CDS encoding ACP S-malonyltransferase, with product MTSAKLLTGTLQNSQKFFLQFGGQGSPYLKELVKLYAEPELKEFFETSFKTLGEIAARDGKNPLLNEGLDFKSWIENPDGAPNEDYLARAPISVPGIFMTQIANYVLVSKRGYPTADLMKATGAASGHSQGVIASALIGLGKEGADFLKAYSDFLKFVFYLGFNGQKVYPNFQVSEDIVKENEANGDKNPAPMVAVIGYTKDELEDRVKKTNESLGLKGQDTVFISLYNTPDSMILSALPSSLLAFRKQWKAEMDEKKFKFVYLKTTAPFHCPFMESSLDKFNAEDASVVPFPYTGADLKVPVYSIYDGHNLQKDGNLRDILFKMVLIEPLYWDLAIAPIFNDSAITTIIDFGPSVVSQRLTGGHLKAKNIEKQSLCASNAKELKVILEV from the coding sequence ATGACTTCGGCAAAACTCCTTACCGGTACCCTCCAAAATTCGCAAAAATTTTTCCTTCAATTCGGAGGACAGGGTTCCCCTTACCTCAAAGAACTCGTAAAATTGTATGCAGAACCAGAATTAAAAGAATTTTTCGAAACTAGTTTCAAAACTCTTGGTGAAATTGCGGCTCGAGATGGAAAAAACCCTCTCTTAAACGAAGGACTTGATTTTAAGTCTTGGATTGAAAATCCAGATGGAGCACCAAACGAAGATTATTTGGCTCGTGCACCTATTTCTGTTCCTGGGATTTTTATGACCCAAATTGCAAACTATGTTTTGGTTTCCAAACGTGGTTACCCTACAGCAGACCTCATGAAAGCAACGGGTGCAGCGAGTGGTCATAGCCAAGGTGTGATTGCTTCTGCACTCATCGGTCTTGGAAAAGAAGGTGCAGATTTCTTAAAAGCTTACTCTGACTTCTTAAAATTTGTTTTTTATCTTGGATTCAATGGACAAAAAGTATATCCTAACTTCCAAGTTTCCGAAGACATCGTCAAAGAAAACGAGGCAAACGGTGACAAAAACCCAGCACCAATGGTCGCGGTGATTGGTTACACAAAAGACGAACTCGAAGACCGAGTGAAAAAAACAAACGAATCTCTTGGACTCAAAGGACAAGACACAGTGTTTATCTCTCTTTACAACACTCCTGACTCCATGATCCTTTCTGCACTTCCATCTTCTCTTCTCGCCTTCCGTAAACAATGGAAAGCAGAAATGGACGAAAAGAAATTTAAGTTTGTCTACTTAAAAACTACTGCACCTTTCCACTGCCCATTTATGGAATCTTCACTTGATAAGTTCAATGCAGAAGATGCTTCTGTGGTTCCATTCCCATACACTGGTGCTGATTTAAAGGTTCCTGTTTACAGCATCTATGATGGTCACAACTTACAAAAAGATGGAAACCTTCGTGACATCCTTTTCAAAATGGTACTCATTGAACCACTTTACTGGGATTTGGCGATCGCTCCTATTTTTAACGACAGTGCGATAACTACCATTATTGACTTCGGACCAAGTGTTGTGAGCCAAAGACTTACTGGTGGACATCTCAAAGCAAAAAACATCGAAAAACAATCTTTATGTGCTTCTAACGCAAAAGAACTAAAGGTGATTCTCGAAGTTTAA
- a CDS encoding flavin-containing monooxygenase has translation MALPKVCVIGAGSSGITVIKSLKEHGIPFDCYEKGSDVGGNWRYKNDNGLSNIYKSLHINTHRDRMEYRDFPMPTNYPDYPNHEPIQQYFLSYVDHFGLRKHIQFKNGVKKAERTEDGLWRITPEKGPTQIYDVLVVANGHHWSERWPDPAFPGKFSGQTIHSHSYVDPKTPVNCEGKNVVVLGMGNSAMDISVELSRPGVAKKVFLSARRGAYVIPNYLFGKPLDKLTEYTPHWVPFFIQQTLAHLLIRFGVGKMEDFGLPKPDHKFGSAHPTISQDLLVRLGRGDIKPKPVITELRGKKIAFADGTEEDADVLIYCTGYNIKFPFFEEDFLSAPNNYIPLYYKMMKPGIHNLFFVGLMQPLGAIMPLAECQGKWISQYLTGNYVLPSKEEMERSILKDEKAMKKRYVNSTRHTIQVDYDSFLYDMKKEMEQGKKRAAKEGNHLPIEACAMYHSEKSHVLSSRKQKQLVSK, from the coding sequence ATGGCACTTCCTAAAGTATGTGTAATTGGAGCTGGTTCTTCTGGAATCACCGTCATCAAATCCTTAAAAGAACACGGCATTCCGTTTGATTGTTATGAAAAGGGAAGTGATGTTGGTGGCAACTGGCGTTACAAAAATGACAATGGCCTGAGTAATATTTATAAATCCTTACACATCAACACCCATCGGGACAGAATGGAATACCGTGATTTCCCAATGCCAACAAACTACCCTGATTATCCCAATCACGAGCCCATCCAACAATACTTTTTATCCTATGTAGACCACTTTGGACTTCGCAAACACATCCAATTCAAAAATGGAGTGAAAAAAGCCGAACGTACAGAAGATGGTCTTTGGAGGATCACACCAGAAAAAGGACCTACACAAATCTATGATGTGTTAGTTGTTGCGAATGGCCATCACTGGAGTGAACGTTGGCCCGACCCGGCTTTCCCGGGAAAATTTTCCGGACAAACCATCCATTCACATTCCTATGTAGACCCAAAAACACCTGTTAACTGCGAAGGAAAAAACGTAGTGGTTCTTGGCATGGGGAATAGTGCCATGGATATCTCGGTAGAATTATCGAGACCTGGTGTTGCTAAAAAAGTATTTTTGTCCGCAAGGAGAGGTGCGTATGTCATCCCCAATTATCTCTTTGGAAAACCATTAGACAAATTAACCGAATACACTCCGCATTGGGTTCCATTTTTCATCCAACAAACACTCGCTCACCTTCTAATTCGTTTTGGAGTGGGGAAAATGGAAGACTTTGGTTTACCAAAACCAGATCATAAATTTGGGTCTGCTCACCCAACCATTTCCCAAGACTTACTTGTGAGACTTGGCCGAGGTGATATCAAACCAAAACCTGTGATCACCGAACTCCGTGGCAAAAAAATTGCCTTTGCCGATGGTACCGAGGAAGATGCGGATGTTCTCATTTACTGCACAGGGTATAATATCAAATTTCCTTTTTTTGAAGAAGATTTTCTCTCTGCGCCAAACAATTATATCCCACTTTATTATAAGATGATGAAACCCGGGATTCACAATTTGTTTTTTGTGGGCCTCATGCAACCGTTAGGTGCCATTATGCCACTAGCAGAATGCCAAGGGAAATGGATTTCTCAGTACCTAACTGGAAACTATGTTTTGCCATCCAAAGAAGAAATGGAAAGAAGCATTCTAAAAGATGAGAAGGCGATGAAAAAAAGGTATGTGAATAGTACAAGGCATACCATCCAAGTGGACTATGATAGTTTTTTGTATGATATGAAAAAAGAAATGGAACAAGGTAAAAAAAGAGCAGCAAAGGAAGGAAACCATTTGCCAATCGAAGCATGTGCCATGTACCATTCAGAGAAGAGCCATGTTCTTTCTTCTCGCAAACAAAAACAGTTGGTATCCAAGTAA
- a CDS encoding valine--tRNA ligase, whose protein sequence is MKSHLPDRYDPESVEPKWNQIWEEKKTFAPDTSRKETFSIVIPPPNVTGNLHIGHALNHTIQDIIIRIERKKGKNVVWVPGMDHAGIATQVVVERELAKDGKSRTDFTREGFIEKVWEWKAHSGGMIAKQQRLLGESVDWSKERFTFDEGLSKAVIKVFRTLFDEGLIYRGERIINWCPVTKTAISDIEVEYKEKQGKLYHIKYPKAEFKSKDPKTLSAGEYIVVATTRPETMFGDVAVCAHPDDKRYSALKDKFVFLPIAEKEIPVLFDSFVDQEFGSGLVKITPAHDPNDYEAGQRLKLTPINIMNLDGTLNDHAGKYNGLDRFEARKRVVEELESKGYIEKIETHVHSVGHNQRGGAVIEPLLSTQWFVKIESLAKPAIEVVKSGKVQFQPKMWEKTYFEWMENIRDWCISRQLWWGHRIPAYYAPNGDMVVAESLEEAISLFQKKGISITADTIKQDEDVLDTWFSSGLWPFSVFGWPEKTEELKQYYPTSVLVTGFDIIFFWVARMIMNGLKFMGDVPFHKVLIHGLVRDKDGKKFSKSLGNVVDPLDMMSKYGTDSFRFFLAAVLPEGKDILFDESRLDGYRSFCNKIWNSSRFIFMNLPEDFSPKEPDLNALEDTDLWILHEFDLMLGRYEKAYSGYLFFEMANAIYDFVWGSFCDWYLELTKARVYGNVTPESAEKARQVLVSVLKKSLGLLHPFMPFITEEIHSLLESKELAKTEFPKAYGVSETSPAVVRMELVREIITKIRNMRAELGVKPEKKCKVILKCANKELKEMMERESKSILQLSKAESLEFLDSYELKNTDSVGAFSIGEIILPLEGIFDFEKEKQRLEKEKKQIQSEMEKLENKINNPSFLEKAKPDVVEKEREKYNTWKEKLESTIRALEKIGT, encoded by the coding sequence ATGAAATCACATCTACCTGACCGTTACGATCCTGAATCTGTAGAACCAAAGTGGAACCAAATCTGGGAAGAAAAAAAAACCTTTGCTCCTGATACTTCGCGCAAAGAAACGTTTTCCATTGTCATCCCACCACCAAATGTCACTGGGAATTTACACATTGGGCATGCACTCAATCATACCATCCAAGACATCATTATACGCATTGAACGGAAAAAAGGGAAAAACGTGGTTTGGGTTCCAGGGATGGACCATGCTGGGATTGCGACACAAGTTGTTGTGGAACGCGAACTGGCAAAAGATGGAAAATCCAGAACTGATTTTACTCGCGAAGGATTCATCGAAAAAGTTTGGGAATGGAAAGCACACTCAGGTGGAATGATTGCCAAACAACAACGGTTACTCGGTGAGTCAGTTGATTGGTCCAAAGAACGTTTTACTTTTGATGAAGGTTTATCTAAAGCCGTCATCAAAGTATTTCGCACATTATTTGATGAAGGTTTGATTTACCGTGGGGAACGTATCATCAATTGGTGTCCTGTTACCAAAACTGCCATTTCTGATATTGAAGTAGAATACAAGGAAAAACAAGGCAAACTTTATCATATCAAATACCCAAAAGCTGAATTCAAATCCAAAGACCCAAAAACATTAAGTGCAGGGGAATACATTGTTGTAGCGACAACAAGGCCAGAAACAATGTTTGGTGACGTGGCAGTTTGTGCTCACCCAGATGACAAACGTTATTCGGCTTTAAAAGATAAATTTGTATTTTTACCAATCGCAGAAAAAGAAATTCCAGTTTTGTTTGATTCCTTTGTCGACCAAGAATTTGGATCGGGCCTTGTGAAAATCACACCAGCTCATGACCCAAATGACTATGAAGCGGGCCAACGACTAAAACTCACACCTATCAACATTATGAATCTGGATGGTACACTCAATGACCATGCAGGTAAGTACAATGGTTTGGATCGTTTTGAAGCACGCAAACGTGTTGTAGAAGAATTAGAATCCAAAGGTTATATTGAAAAAATAGAAACCCATGTCCACAGTGTCGGCCATAACCAAAGAGGTGGGGCTGTCATTGAACCATTGTTATCCACACAATGGTTTGTGAAAATTGAATCCCTTGCAAAACCAGCAATCGAAGTTGTCAAATCAGGAAAGGTTCAGTTCCAACCAAAGATGTGGGAAAAAACCTACTTTGAGTGGATGGAAAATATCCGCGATTGGTGTATCTCTCGGCAATTGTGGTGGGGACACCGAATCCCTGCTTACTATGCACCAAACGGTGATATGGTGGTAGCAGAGTCTTTAGAGGAAGCCATTTCATTGTTTCAGAAAAAAGGAATCTCTATTACTGCCGACACCATCAAACAAGACGAAGATGTATTAGACACTTGGTTCTCTTCTGGGCTTTGGCCATTTTCCGTTTTTGGTTGGCCAGAAAAAACAGAAGAACTCAAACAGTATTACCCAACTTCAGTTCTCGTCACAGGATTTGATATCATCTTCTTTTGGGTTGCTCGTATGATTATGAACGGACTCAAATTTATGGGCGATGTCCCGTTTCATAAAGTGCTTATTCATGGTCTTGTTCGTGACAAAGACGGAAAGAAGTTTAGTAAGTCACTCGGTAACGTAGTAGATCCTTTGGATATGATGTCCAAATACGGAACGGATTCTTTCCGATTCTTTTTGGCTGCAGTGTTACCGGAAGGAAAAGATATTCTCTTCGACGAATCTAGGTTAGATGGTTATCGTTCCTTCTGTAATAAAATTTGGAATTCTAGTCGATTCATTTTTATGAATTTGCCAGAGGACTTTTCTCCTAAAGAACCTGATTTAAATGCATTGGAAGACACTGACCTTTGGATCTTACATGAATTTGATTTGATGCTTGGTCGATATGAAAAAGCTTACTCTGGTTACCTTTTCTTTGAAATGGCGAATGCGATTTATGATTTCGTATGGGGTTCGTTTTGCGATTGGTATTTGGAACTAACCAAAGCTCGTGTGTATGGAAATGTCACTCCAGAGTCTGCGGAAAAAGCACGCCAAGTGCTTGTAAGTGTTTTAAAAAAATCACTCGGACTCCTTCATCCTTTTATGCCATTCATCACAGAGGAAATCCATTCCCTTCTGGAGTCAAAGGAACTCGCAAAAACAGAATTTCCAAAAGCCTATGGAGTTTCGGAAACTTCACCTGCTGTGGTTCGGATGGAACTTGTTCGTGAGATCATTACCAAAATTCGAAACATGCGAGCTGAGCTCGGAGTAAAACCTGAAAAAAAATGTAAGGTCATCCTCAAATGTGCAAATAAAGAATTAAAAGAAATGATGGAACGAGAAAGTAAATCCATCCTTCAATTATCCAAAGCAGAGAGTTTGGAATTTTTAGATTCCTATGAATTAAAAAACACAGACTCAGTCGGTGCATTCTCGATTGGAGAAATCATTTTACCACTCGAGGGGATTTTTGATTTCGAAAAGGAAAAACAAAGATTGGAGAAAGAAAAAAAACAAATCCAATCCGAAATGGAAAAGTTAGAAAACAAAATTAACAATCCATCCTTTTTGGAAAAAGCAAAACCAGATGTAGTTGAGAAAGAAAGAGAAAAGTACAATACTTGGAAAGAGAAATTAGAAAGTACAATTAGGGCGTTAGAAAAAATTGGAACATAA
- a CDS encoding sodium:solute symporter family protein, which produces MFVALKPIDYAIILVFVGFMVVIGMLLKRSMNHSTDFLLAGRKIPSWITGIAFISANISALELLGMSASGAEYGFLTFHFYYLGAIPGMIFLGIFMMPFYYSTKIRSVPEYLRYRFNRPAHLVNSLITLLSLALGSGIYLYSLSLVFETLFGWNPHLSILFSALIVLIYTYFGGLSSSIYTEVMQFFLTVLGLFPLVIVGLTRLGGWDGLMQKIPESHKHMWVGLPGGQNELGWDVLSVTVGLGFVLSFSYWTCGFAEVQRAMAAKDYRAARRTPLIGAMFKLFLPFLTVIPGLIALAEYSSEMNGEYNKSFLILLKNFYPSGMLGLGTTALLAAFMAGMSSSVTAMNTIFTYDIYQTYINKGEDDKTYLKIGKQSTMVAVVFAIFTSYIAMQFENIMNYIQLLFSFFNAPLISIFLLGMFWKKASKWSAFYGMLVGTASGLLHYFLYVNKILYYKSDMVSNFYGAIYSGVFCFLVMVVVSFIENEDPNRDLHGLVYANRDKTNAFWDPRILAWGVILLVLLAGFNVVFA; this is translated from the coding sequence ATGTTTGTTGCCTTAAAGCCCATTGATTACGCGATTATCCTTGTATTTGTAGGTTTTATGGTGGTGATTGGGATGCTTTTGAAACGATCCATGAACCATTCTACGGATTTTTTACTGGCTGGGCGGAAAATCCCCAGTTGGATCACTGGGATTGCCTTCATTTCGGCTAATATTTCCGCCTTAGAATTGTTAGGAATGAGTGCGAGTGGTGCAGAATACGGGTTTTTGACCTTCCATTTTTATTACTTAGGTGCCATTCCAGGGATGATTTTTCTTGGGATCTTTATGATGCCGTTTTATTATTCGACAAAGATACGAAGTGTTCCCGAATACTTACGTTACCGTTTTAACAGACCTGCCCATCTCGTAAATTCACTCATCACTTTGTTATCACTTGCGTTAGGTTCTGGAATTTACCTCTATTCCTTATCCCTAGTGTTCGAAACTCTATTTGGTTGGAACCCGCACTTATCCATTTTATTTAGTGCCCTCATTGTTCTCATTTATACTTACTTCGGAGGACTTAGTTCATCCATTTATACAGAAGTGATGCAGTTTTTTCTTACTGTGCTCGGGCTCTTTCCATTGGTCATTGTCGGTTTAACAAGGTTAGGTGGTTGGGATGGACTCATGCAAAAAATACCAGAGTCTCACAAACATATGTGGGTAGGATTACCTGGTGGACAAAATGAACTTGGTTGGGATGTTCTTAGTGTCACAGTGGGACTTGGATTTGTTTTGTCTTTTTCCTATTGGACTTGTGGGTTTGCAGAGGTGCAAAGGGCTATGGCTGCCAAAGATTACAGAGCCGCAAGAAGAACACCACTCATCGGTGCGATGTTTAAATTGTTTTTACCATTTCTCACTGTCATTCCAGGTCTTATTGCACTTGCTGAATATTCCTCAGAAATGAATGGAGAGTACAATAAAAGTTTTCTGATTTTATTAAAGAACTTTTATCCATCAGGAATGTTAGGACTTGGCACAACGGCACTACTCGCTGCCTTTATGGCGGGGATGTCTAGTTCTGTCACAGCAATGAATACAATTTTTACCTACGATATTTACCAAACCTATATCAACAAAGGCGAAGATGACAAAACCTATTTAAAAATAGGAAAACAAAGTACGATGGTTGCTGTCGTGTTTGCCATATTTACTTCATACATTGCGATGCAATTTGAAAACATCATGAATTACATCCAATTACTCTTTTCGTTTTTTAATGCACCACTGATCTCGATTTTTTTACTGGGGATGTTTTGGAAAAAAGCATCTAAGTGGAGTGCCTTTTATGGAATGTTAGTGGGTACGGCAAGTGGGCTTTTGCATTACTTTTTGTATGTTAACAAAATTTTATATTACAAATCGGATATGGTATCAAATTTTTATGGTGCTATTTATTCGGGAGTGTTTTGTTTTCTAGTGATGGTTGTTGTCAGTTTCATCGAAAATGAGGATCCAAATAGAGACTTACATGGGTTAGTATATGCAAACAGAGACAAAACCAATGCCTTCTGGGACCCACGGATTTTAGCTTGGGGTGTGATCTTACTTGTCCTACTTGCTGGGTTTAATGTCGTTTTTGCATAA
- a CDS encoding thioredoxin family protein, with translation MEHRFQSILSLLILSITLLPTSHCSKQRDIILTQYESSLAKANLENRKLIVVFGADWCPDCKALDGIFADPETKTLLDSEFVVMKVDVGRFDKNLSLNELLGNPIQNGIPSLVVISPKGEFITSTKGGEFSNASKMTKEQVLAYLYKL, from the coding sequence ATGGAACACCGATTCCAATCGATTCTCTCACTACTCATTTTGAGTATCACACTCTTACCTACTTCTCACTGCTCCAAACAAAGAGACATAATTCTCACCCAATACGAGTCGTCCTTAGCAAAAGCGAATTTGGAAAATCGGAAACTCATCGTTGTCTTTGGTGCCGATTGGTGCCCCGACTGTAAGGCATTAGATGGAATTTTTGCCGATCCAGAAACCAAAACTTTACTCGATTCAGAATTTGTTGTGATGAAGGTTGATGTTGGTCGATTTGACAAAAACTTAAGTCTCAATGAACTACTAGGAAATCCAATTCAAAATGGAATCCCATCACTTGTTGTTATTTCACCCAAAGGGGAATTCATAACCTCTACAAAAGGTGGTGAATTTTCTAACGCAAGTAAGATGACAAAAGAACAAGTACTCGCATATTTATATAAACTGTAA
- the wsfD gene encoding glycan biosynthesis hexose transferase WsfD: MEKIFQSKLKTYLYDSILIFFLIKSIFFLISSPLKGYANNFDANRYTRCYAVFPVDNSLIEKAHSKPIKEYEYKGFFNNPLIEYDFDSCFVSTELIFQFPTFLYSSVLNEKFQLQSIGIVRILSIVIFLSLFHLKNRLSTFQKVQILILTFLISDPAVLLYFNTFYAEPSGIIFLTFLFIILSQLQISYNNKLNYFLFFFAILLFFTKKQYSPLAIVFIGVSIFYFIKRNKTKRKTQLTKYVSILIITLVSCVLLYKKSHYDDSFIKEINKTNTILGFVFKYSKPAQIQENFQLNKQCENYIGKNWFEGQFWNGHPCPEIMNIGYSKLILFLMKNPNLFFDLTNHALIETKGWINFEYPQTEEGKLGEDIFTLNHQIIALQSQYFTYLFYFPIFVFMLLLSPYVRKNFPAKHYLITILLLYLSFYATIFGDGTFELTKHLFVFYFIFLYFYCSLSFQILFVFLRETKYLFRKPF; encoded by the coding sequence ATGGAAAAAATTTTTCAATCTAAGCTAAAAACTTATCTATATGATTCTATCCTTATCTTTTTTCTTATCAAATCTATATTCTTTCTTATTTCTTCACCGTTAAAAGGATATGCCAACAATTTTGATGCGAATCGATATACCAGATGTTATGCAGTTTTCCCAGTAGACAACTCACTAATCGAAAAAGCACATAGTAAACCGATTAAAGAGTATGAATACAAAGGTTTTTTTAACAATCCATTAATTGAATACGATTTTGACTCGTGTTTTGTTAGCACTGAACTCATTTTTCAATTCCCCACATTTTTATATTCATCCGTTTTGAATGAGAAATTTCAATTACAATCGATCGGTATCGTTCGTATTCTCTCTATCGTTATTTTTTTAAGTTTATTTCATTTGAAAAATCGACTATCTACTTTTCAGAAAGTCCAGATTTTAATATTAACGTTTTTAATTTCCGACCCAGCTGTTTTACTCTATTTTAATACATTTTATGCCGAACCCTCGGGCATCATCTTTTTAACATTTCTGTTCATTATCTTATCCCAACTTCAAATTAGTTATAACAATAAACTTAACTACTTTTTATTCTTCTTTGCCATTCTGCTCTTTTTTACGAAAAAACAATATTCTCCATTAGCCATTGTTTTTATTGGCGTAAGTATTTTTTATTTCATTAAGAGGAATAAGACCAAAAGAAAAACACAACTTACAAAATATGTTTCTATCTTAATCATAACTCTGGTTAGCTGTGTTTTACTTTATAAAAAAAGTCATTATGATGATTCATTTATTAAAGAAATTAATAAAACAAATACGATTTTAGGGTTTGTTTTTAAATATTCCAAACCAGCACAAATTCAAGAAAATTTTCAATTAAACAAACAATGTGAGAATTACATTGGTAAAAATTGGTTTGAAGGCCAGTTCTGGAATGGTCATCCATGTCCTGAGATCATGAACATCGGGTATTCAAAATTAATATTATTTTTAATGAAAAATCCAAATTTGTTTTTTGATTTAACCAACCATGCACTCATTGAAACAAAAGGATGGATCAACTTTGAATACCCACAGACAGAAGAAGGTAAATTAGGGGAAGATATTTTTACTCTAAACCATCAAATCATAGCATTACAAAGCCAGTATTTTACTTATTTATTCTATTTTCCTATATTTGTCTTTATGTTATTATTAAGTCCATATGTCCGGAAAAATTTTCCCGCCAAACATTACCTAATCACAATTCTGTTACTCTATCTTAGCTTTTATGCAACCATTTTCGGTGATGGAACCTTTGAACTAACAAAACATTTGTTTGTTTTTTATTTTATCTTCTTATACTTTTATTGTTCCTTATCCTTTCAAATTTTATTTGTTTTTCTAAGGGAAACCAAATACCTATTTCGAAAGCCATTCTAA
- a CDS encoding helix-turn-helix transcriptional regulator has product MNPSTARAASKLNLIRLLASHPEGLSLEEIQGVTGHKSISSLKKDLGELYMIEMYPYSPTDAVDLDFDGDKVKIRLPIAVDSALPLSPKEWANLRSLLVSDTGQKNPSTKQSILQKIDSVLPSGEWSPHQKTKETIQDAIRSQKTLTIVYWKRNTKEKETRTLAPWLLLEENESYLLAYDLKKEGFRSFRLDYILDVTLTDLEFPKLPETAGEFLVGFQQKFQNETSSETNVTLWVTDSASYHLGLKLPLKETGKTKQIGNTMYRQFQTPMRDENWLIQTILGYGPSVLVAEPKEIQDSIKLHLQSISLSKQNESVSQ; this is encoded by the coding sequence ATGAACCCTTCTACAGCTCGGGCCGCTTCTAAATTAAATCTAATCCGCCTTCTGGCTTCACATCCAGAAGGATTGTCATTAGAAGAAATCCAAGGAGTGACAGGACACAAATCCATATCCTCTCTCAAAAAAGATTTGGGAGAGTTGTATATGATTGAGATGTATCCTTACTCACCAACAGATGCTGTGGATTTAGACTTTGATGGGGATAAGGTAAAAATCAGACTCCCCATTGCAGTTGATTCTGCCCTTCCCCTTTCCCCTAAAGAATGGGCAAACCTTCGCTCGTTACTTGTTTCTGATACAGGACAAAAAAATCCCTCAACCAAACAATCCATCTTACAAAAAATAGATTCTGTTTTGCCATCGGGAGAATGGTCACCTCATCAAAAAACAAAAGAGACCATCCAAGATGCCATTCGTTCCCAAAAAACTCTAACAATTGTTTATTGGAAACGCAACACCAAAGAAAAAGAAACTAGAACTCTTGCTCCATGGTTATTACTGGAAGAAAATGAATCTTACTTACTCGCGTATGATTTAAAAAAGGAAGGATTTCGTTCCTTCCGATTGGATTATATTTTAGATGTAACTCTTACCGATTTAGAATTTCCTAAATTACCAGAAACTGCTGGTGAGTTTTTAGTAGGTTTCCAACAAAAGTTCCAAAATGAAACAAGTTCCGAAACAAATGTAACTCTATGGGTGACAGACTCAGCTTCCTACCACTTAGGTCTCAAACTCCCTTTAAAAGAAACAGGGAAGACAAAACAAATTGGAAACACAATGTATCGACAGTTCCAAACTCCGATGCGAGATGAAAATTGGCTCATCCAAACCATCCTTGGGTATGGACCATCCGTTTTAGTCGCGGAACCAAAAGAAATCCAAGACTCCATCAAACTCCATTTACAATCCATTTCCCTTTCGAAACAAAACGAGTCCGTCTCACAATAG